The following nucleotide sequence is from Populus nigra chromosome 15, ddPopNigr1.1, whole genome shotgun sequence.
ACTTTGCTGGCCATTCTATCccctacagaaaaaaaaacatcaggttgatttaaaaaagaaggcaacttgacaaaaacccatcaaataaaaataattgaacagCAATAGTATGAACTCAAAACAGTAGTCTTTGATATTCCTACATACAAAACAACTAAATGCAACAAACATCTCATCAAACAATTACCACAAGAAGATTTAGGatcataaattatatctttgatTACGCAACCAGTAGCTGACTTCATACCAAATTCACAAACTTTATACCAAATTCACAAACTTTATGCTGTCTACGATTGCTAGCAAATTGATCACTAAAAAAATACCTCTTTTTTCTCAGAATCAAAACAGTTTCTTAAGGACCCTTTTGGCTTCCATTAAAGGAAAGGCAAAAAAGTTCTAACCTTTGAATATCCTGCTTTCACCCTTTTACTTTTTGCTTCACCTGACCaacaaaagaacatgaaaaaagCCCGAAACCCAGAAATCATACTTTGACTCTCTCATTAATTCTTAAAAGTTTCCAAGCAAACAAGCAAAGTTTCTAGCTTTAACAAAATTactcttaaatttaaaaacatacaaggaggaagaagaagaatactTACTCTTGAGGAACTGATTAAAGAGAGGCCTGAAGAGAATATATAGAAAAGCTTAAAAAAGCCTAAGAAATTTCGACGAATTGATCAAACTGAATTAGAAAAAGGTAAACTTGTTAACaagaacaacaataataatattgacaATCTagtagagaagaagaaagaaatatcgAAAGTAGGAGGGAGAACACCAGAGAAACAAAATTGCTGTCTGCAAAGAGAAGCAAATTATGAGACCAGCAACAGACATAAGAGGGACTAGACTCTGTCTATGTCCTAGTTGATGTTGTGGAGATATTATAGTGGGAGCAGGTCCAGTGGTCATGCTATCTATTCTATGTGGGGCCTGGATTTGAGTACTCTTGATTATGATTGGGATATATATTACCCCTTTAAATGACCATTCAGTCCCCCATCTGGGGCAACCGCCAAATCgcctccccccccccctcccttttcttttaatatattttttagttgattcaTCTGAGTTATAATGAATTATAcgcatattttttatatagcatTGAATTATGATcgagtttaaaataatttatttatatttaaaggttTTATTTGGGATTGGATTCGTAATTGGTCATgggtttttcctttcaaataaataaataatgttgaATTCATTGAAGAGTATTTTGAAAGTACGTCTGCTGCAGTTAGAAATTGTGATAgttgattataatttaaaatgttttttatttaaaaatatattaaaatattatttttttatttttaaaaattatttttgatattattatatcaaaattatttaaaaatatgaaaaaattatttttaataaaaaatcaaaattttcaggAATAAAATTTGCACTCCCTTACTCAAATTATTTTGGAATATGACTTTGCATTGAAGGCTCTTCCATGCTTATCCTCTGACATTAGGTTCTGTTCATCCTCATTATTTTCTCATCCAGGACATTCTCTCTTTGTGTTCAAGTTGGACGGACTATTCATTTTATTCATATCATtcgaaaagaaaatcaatgtgCAGATTTCATGCCCAagctgggttcttctcaaaaagGCAGGGCAGaactaagataattttttaagggaaaaaattaatataataagatataattttttttagtctaaaataccatattaattagttttatgcaaagaaaaacatagaacGATACAAAATTTATTACAAACAATATAAGTAATgtaaaaacttattataaatatagaACAACCTTTGTATGGGTTAAAAGGCTAAGAGCAATAgcaaattaaatcaaagttatgaaattaatttcatctttataatAGATCCACCGCTTTAATCTTGTTGGTCTTcatacctatcaaatataaatatacaaagtTTTTAGGAAACATTAGTTAAAACGaagtattatttttgttttaacaaaaaaaatcatcctccatctgattatgaaattttattttaataattttcattctGAAAAAGCTCATTTAATGGTTGCTGTCGAAACAAGAAGAGTCAAAACAAGCCTAATCTATGTATAAATTAGTggataaattgttgattttccAGTTTCTACCAATCGTTGGCATAAACTAGCGATCAATGATAAATGTTTTAACTCTGGATGACTGGGTATATTAATCTCATAATGCTGTAATTGGAatctcaattgaattttttcctaGTAAGAAAAATCTTCAGGATAAATGTTATTAGCATGTCTGCATATATCTTTAACACTAAATAATGTGTAGGTGTTTTTTGGATCCAAAGTTGCGTTTAATATAAAAAGCTCAATTGCATGTTATTGGCACTGTCATACCCTTaacttctaatattttaaacatcaaaattatgatgagataacatatataaaatctttttcttaaaagttAAAGCACTTGTATCTTTAACATGCATTcgatcaaaaaatatttttgtataaatctatttttatataaaaaaaaaactaataacaaGGATGATTTAATCTCTTTTGAATTTATCCCGAGCTTTATTAatacttaaataaaattttgcatCATTAATTAGAAGGTGAACATTTCtaacaaaaatatgaaaaatttaagCGTTCTTTCTGTTCTTTGCGATGATTCGAAGTCTCTTAAATGGGTTGTTATTGTGGTGTTCCTTAAGAGTCAAGGCATGGTAGGAGTTGACCACGAGATTATAAGCTCTAACCTTTATTTAATTACTCAAATTAGTTCTAACACaacttgattaaaaaatcaaatggcgaCGCTACGAAGCTAAAATATTTGCAATAGAAATCTAAAATAACAGTCAATGTCCTCATTGCAAGACATTACTGAaagatgcaattaaacaagtttaAGAAACTTAGCAACAAGGCCATAGACACGTGCAAGCAGCCTCTAACCTTGGTTtttacaagtttaatattattatggtagattttgttttattttttttttacttataaaacttttgttttatagtttttgtttttttgcgcCGGATTCGTAATAATCACGTTTCAAATCTTGGTTTTATAAAAGTTAAGCTAATATAACTTAAATCTTggttttataaaagttaaagctaatataatttgatttttatttatagaaacttgtttttcatatattttttatgaaaaaaattattttataacagttttaattaaacatgttctttttaaaacaacaattaaaaatatttttttaaatagtatagaattaaattgaatttattaattataatatagaaTTCCATTAATATACTGTATGAAGatacttcttttatttttttaaaaggatttttttgtttgatgattttaaagtttttttgtcTACTTAACtctattttatatcaatttacaatcatttttatatgaatattaataattcaatcaaaatacAATTACCTTCTACAATAAAAACCACAATgacaaaaacacaaacacaattGTCATAAGAGGTGTTTAGTatagttataaatattatttttcaaagtatttttcatttagaaatgtattaaaatatatatatttattttttaaaatttatttttaacattaatatactaaaacaatctaaaaacacacaaaaaattaaattgcagcaattctttttctaaaaaattaacaaattaagttTGTTTGAAGGTGTGAttgcagttattttttatagttcttttcaattgaaaatatatcaaaataaatttttttttatttttttaaaattatttttgacatcagtatattaaaatgttttgaaaataccaaacaaatattaatttgaaaaaaataaaaaaaatttaattttttataacgtCCAACAAGCAATCCTTGTCCAAATTCCAATCCCCTCAAAGAATGAAAGCAACCCTTGTTGAGAAAATGAAATGTTAAGCAGTCCAACTTTTGCTCCGCTTGCTTACCCCTCAATTATTGGCAGTGGCAAACTTATTCAAGGAAGCTCTAGTTGTGAACCGCAAGTAACCATGACCATCATGGCTAATTCTACACAAGTGTTTAGTCACCGTAGCGGGAGTTCCAAAGAGCTTGAATAAGTTTGCTACTTGCAGTTCTCAACCACATGTTTATGAACACTTCCACAACTTGGGTGCATCCACGTAGCTGGCTGACTGCTTTGATTGTTTGGTTTAGATGACAGTGACCCTTGGCTTCAAGTTCTGGATTTCATTGATGACTTTTTAGCATATTCCCAAAGGCACAACCACGGTGCCTTGTGCATGCAACCGGATCCAATCATAGTTTAATTGGCTGCTGATGAAATCCACTTATGATCCAGAGTCGATCTTGGTGGATGCACACTTCTGGATCATTCTCCATCGTCACCGTACAACTAGGGTGAGGTGAAgggaacaacaacaacaacaacaggagGAGAATCCAACATGACATGGCCCAGAATCAGCAGACAGGTAAAAAGATGGGCAAAAGATATTCTTCGTGGGCATTACTATTCCATTTCTGATAAAGAAAACTGAATAGATTTTGAGTCCCATTGGTTTTAAATTGGTGACAAGAAACGGGCATGAAAGAAACGAAAGCAGATATTATAGACAAATTCACCATACTCTTAGAAGCCCTGTGACACCTGAACTAAAGATCAATATTTCCAAATTaccttttatatttgtttcagTTTCACCATTGGCAATCAGCATTTAGCCAAATAAATGTTGGTTTAATGGTGTGAAATTCACACCATAAAACAAAACACAGGCATCGTATCATCATCGTTAGAAGCCAAGGCACCAAAACAGATACAGATGATCCCAAGAAGCTGCCAGATacttttatccttttaagtttCATGAATGACATACCTATTAAGTTCTGAAGATCTCTCTACCCCTGGAAAAACAAATTAGCACGGCCAGCTTGCTTTGAATTCCAGTTCTCAAGGGAAGTTAACCCAATTTTTCCGTTGTTCACATACCCTCTTCATTGAAGTCTGCTATGTACTAAACGCCGGATTTTTCTTCATCACCTCAACCCTCATCACTCTAGGTTTACCTCTCCCAGTTCTTAAAAGCCCCAAGATTTCATTACCTTACATATTTGCTTAAAAATAGCTGCGGCATTCCACATAATGTCAGATAAAATTATGGGTTAACAGTGGCAAATGGCAACAAAGCACAAGAAGAAATCACAAACATCCCTTCAGACTTGGAGGGAGGCCAAGTGACAAAAAACATGATGGTCAAAAGAGGCTTCAATACAGTTTACATCCTTCTGTGAATGATAGCACACCTATTCCTTTTGTGTTGAAGATCTCTATAAACTTCAATTCTAATCTCTGAAACACAACTGTATACTGCAAGTTGGCTACAAATTCAAGTCTATAGAGCAATTCAACCCGATCACCAGATTTTCATTAAAACATGATCAAGAACAAACCTAAGAAACATTGCATTAAAGGATTCAGCAAGTTAACCCAGTTTTCATTGCCTGATCTTGCTCAATCCTAAGCTAGCCAGCTTGTTTACAAGAACCTACATTCTTCATTAATACTGGTACCaattaaactcttttttttttgtgatgccTGGatctttctttataatttcaaCTAATGTCATCTTTATGTAGCTCTCCCCTCCCCTCCCATTCCTACAAACTATAAGTTGTGATCACCTTCTCAAGTTTAGCAATGGCAGTTCACATATTGCCAGATGACCCTTGGGGCTGAATAGTTGAAATAAGGCACCACAGAAATCCACAGGCATCAGTTTTGGAGGCAAACTGACCAGAACAGGGTGTTCACGAGAGGGGAAAAGAGCTCTCTAAACTCTATCCTAATCTCTAAAACAGAACTGCATACTTTTGTGAGTGATAGCACACCTATGCTTTTAGAGTTAAAGATCTCTCTAACCTCGATCCTAATCTCTGAAACACAACTTTATACTGCTATTTCACAAAGAATTCCAGTTTACAAAGCAACTCGACCCGGTATTTCCATAAAATAAGGAGGGTGAAAAGAGCAACAGAAACTATGcaacaagaaagaaaggagaGGGAAATTTTTTTCTACAATTCACTCCTTTCATTGCATAACATCAGTATATTTCAGAAAATATAGACATTAATAAATGGAATTCATTTCCAATTTCACAAAATATAAGAAGATACTACACCATTAAGATAACAACTTTATTGAACAGGAAGCACCTTCTTAACAATCTCATCGCTAAGAGCAGCAATTTGTGAATCAAGTGCTTTAATAGTCTCCTCTTTCTGAGTATCCAATTTAGCCAATGCTTCTTGCAACTCAGCCTCaattttcttccttccttcAGCCAACTTCTGCTCCACTTCACCCTGTGTTTCCTTCTTCATTTTATTCAACGCGGCCGATATTTCCGCCCTTGCTGCTCTCATAACAGCAGCAGCCTGTTCTTCAAGTTGCTTAACTTCTTCTGAAGTATCTTTAACACTGCTTAGCTTCTCCTTTATAGCTGCATCCCTTTCATCCATGAAATTACCAAGTGGGCTGAACCAGATTTTGTCCAAGGCAACCATGAGGACCAAGAACTCAGCCATGATTATTGGAAGTGTTAAGTTGAAGTCAAAGAGTGCAGCCTTTTCTATTTCTTCAGCTAAAGAAGGTGGTGCGAAGGTTAAAGAAGTGGCTGCAATGAGAGAGAGGGACTTAAGAGTGGAAGTCGAGAGAGACAGGAGTTGGGGTTTGGTGATTTTGAGGAGTTTAGGGAAGGAAAGTCGTGGGATTTGGAGTTTGGGCTTGGAGTTGGTGGGGAGGGAAGAGGATGAGAGGGTGATGAGAGGTTTGGAGGTGCCCATGATCATGTTGGCCATGGCTGATGACTGAAGACCAAAATTTGGAGTCGTAGTGTCCTTAGGAGTGTGAGAGGTGATGACTGTTGATGGTGGAATTGGTAGATTTTGTGTGGAAATGGAGAAGGGGGTTTTGGGAAGAGGGGTTATCTCTTTCCTTGCCACTCAAATTGATGAGGTTTGTAATGGGCAAGAGGAAGTAATGGAGGGGAGAGGCATTGCAttacaacattgttttttatttaaaaataaataaagtttaacaagtttattaatcaagtttatatatatatatatatgtgtgtgtgtgtttaaaATTATCCTGAGTTatctccaaatattttttttatttttataatttaattttgatggtgAATTAACCTAATAtccttagtgttttttttagttttttttaataaatttatttttattttagtttgtttttagatGAGATTATTAGAGCAGTCCAGGCACATATAATTAGCTGTGCTTGCATAACTAGTTTTCTCCCACGAGAAATTAATCAGAGCAGAAGTTTACAAGTCTGGTCTTATCCCACGCCGTCCCTTCGAAAGTGCTACCTAGTTTTTGCTTCAACGCTGCTCCAGTGAACTGCAAAATAGCCAATGGACATAATGGAATTCACTGACACAAGGCATTCTCTGAAGTCAAGCACCACCACATATTGCAATCATATACACTGCATTTTCTACAGGTTGAAGCCCACTGGAACATGCATGTCTTTCACAAGGAAAAATGGCTAGTTAGGACAGTATTTTATTCATATTCTAATGTAACACAACAAATTGCTTGCAACGTTaccgaaaaaagaaaagatagaacTCTGAAAATTGTAGTCAGTTTCCCTAAGATGAATACAAAAAAACCATGGTAGCTTCTGTTTTTTGCCTCTATCACAGAGGAAAAAACCGTTTGGTTATAGCTTCAGCTTTTCGCACCGAACCGCACATATAGCTAAAACttggttttcatttattttctatgtaaaAATCCATCTCATAacagttttaactaaatatatttttttaaatcataaataaaagtaattttctTAACCCATAACTGCCAAAACTACTGCAATGCCATTAAGTGTAATCAAGTTGGGAGCTGGTGGTTCCCGGAATATGCATATATTGTGAGCCCGTGACCTTCCACCAAACAAAAACCTCCTCGACATTGTTAAATCTCTTCCAAGAACCTGCAAAAGGCTTGAACATCCTGGGAAGTAAGTCTCTATTGTTACCTCCCTATGAGCTTATAGTACGCATACAAACCGGAGCCAACAAAACCAAGGGATTGCCCAATGACATTGAACTGTAAGGAAGcaaaataatattcaataagAGAGTGAAATCACAGATGCAGAAGAGATGTTAGTGGTACATGTAGAGAacagttgataaaaaaaaggtacATGTAGAGAATAGTAGAtacaaaaaaagtttatttagaGAACAAATATAAGAAGATTTTAACTCACAATATCAAAAGGAAGCCCACCAAAAATAGCCCAGCCAAGTGCAATGGTAAATAGATCCTACACCAACATAATAaccaaaagatcaaaaaaatgTATACATAATGGATGTTGCAAGGATGGAATCTTCAGTGATGTGATAGATCCCTTGAAGTGTTTCATCAACTCAGGAATTATACCAATGAACTAATGAAGTTAATCTAGTTGATGTTCCTCATTGCTACATCTTTAACTCATTATTTGGCAACATTATTCCCATTTCAAAGCAAttcaaaatgacaaaatttcCAGCAGCTGacaatatttgaaaatttcCAAGATCCTCAAAATTAATGCAAAATCTGTAATGATGTTAACAGGGGCTGAAATACCCTTCATTTTTGCACATTTATCATCAGGGAtggaaatttcatttgaatccagtggattttttttaatagttactTTAGCTAATGAGAAATGAGTACTATATGGATATTGTCAAATTCGACCTGAAACTAACCCAAtatattatacacacacacacatattttattttattgaataataaataatactaagataataaatatttatatagatacCCGAAACTAGATGGACAGGTCATGAATATCTAAATTTCATATCTGTTAGGTAATGGGAAGAGTATGGATATAGTAGAAACCCGACCCATGTATACCCATTTTCATCTCTATTTATCATACACAAATTTAAATGGCTACAGAAAAACTTTTCCAGAAATTGAAAATGTGCCAAGGATGGACAAATATTCAACTCTCATCAATATTTGAAACATGGCATCAGCACACTAGAATATAACCAAGAAAGGAACAACTCTTATCATCATCAAGTTGCTCAATTCCATGCATAAAGAATAACAAGACATGAAGAGTGGTTAGTTAACTGACCTTCAAGTTACCACAAATGGTCTGTGTCAGTGCTGAATTGAGAGTTGTATTCAGGAAGATGCTGTAATTCAAGAAGAAAGCCAGGATACATGAAAAAAGCAATACAGCCTGCacaagagagaaacagagaCATCGCCACTTTTGTCAAATCCCTCTACAAATAAGCGCACCGAAACAAGAAAGGAACAGAATAAAACAGCTTTATGCTTCAAATGATTCGTGATGGCAGAAAGACAAGATTCCACGATGCTTGGAAAACCATTGTTATACTTTGATAAGTTTGGCCAAGAGGGAGAACTTTGAACTTCATTAACACCCAAATAAAATGTAAGGACTAAATTGCAGTGGGTTGTCAAAACATCCCCATCAatactaaaaagaaattttaaaacagGCTCATGCAAAGACACGCATGACCACTGGTTCCTAAAAAAGTGTAGACCTTTTTCACTCATTTCCTAACTTATTCAGTATAGATTTCTACATATACATATCAAGCCAATACCTATTTTTACAGGGGATTACTTGTCATAACAGAAGGGAAGTTACACTAAATGTACATTTAAGAATTACAAAATGCCAGTGGACTAAACTACCATGCTTggttaaaaaaagggaaaaaatggaACTTTAAGAATTACCAAGAAACCTGGGGAAAACAAATAAGGGAAATTCATGGTCATCTGCAAATCACCACGAATAAAGGtccaaaacaacaaaactgGTCCGCATATAATTCCTGTAATAAGAAAAGCAACACAAAGTACAACTTAAGGTAAAGGACAAAAATTTCCAGagcaagtaaaattaatttcaatgtgTAGTAGTTCAGGCAAACATTAGAGCAGTCAACAgataatgaattaatttaaatatcttcACCTACCATTGCACCACATAAGGCCAAAGCTATTAAGGCCACTGGATTTCCCTGAGGAAAAGAACATGTTAGCCACTGTAAAAAGAGAAATGTCATGCTAATGAAGAGGAAttccaaaaggaaaaaacaagtgTGAGTACTACCAATACGGCTTATGGTTGCCAGATATATAGCCGTTGTAAAATTGGCTGCGAAGACAACAGCATAGCCATAGAAGTCAAATGACAAGTCCCGTGCTCCAGCAATAAATGCACCAAGAACTATCAAGCCAACACTGATAACATCCTTAACCTTTTCAGttaaatgaagaaataaaaaattacgaTGCAATAATGGCTATTTCCAGTAGCAAAATCTACATTGACGTTTCTTGAGGACTATCAAATTAGATTTTCAATATAGTAAAAAGACCATCAAAATGAATGAAGAagttaagatgaaaaaaaagtcattttaagcTGATGATATTCGCTTCTGATATAATAAGTTTTTCAAGAATTCCAATTTCATGTTGCACAACAGCGTCAATGGTTGTTCTATTCCTTGaagctctttcttcttcttcttcttcttcacgaAATACACACATTAATCAAGCTGATGCAAGTCCATGGAGATTTTGTAGGTGTAAACAACCTTAATGGAGAAATCAGCTTAAATCTTTGGCAAAGTCATAGCACTGGATGCAGAATATAACCATTTAAATTTCCCACAAATAATATTTGCTGGAATAGCTCCAAAAAAGGACCAATTACCTTCCAAAAATTGGCGGTGCATATCTCTGCCCTGCCAGAATGTACTCCATGATCATTGTAAATACCACTGTTGTCCGTCTTAGGGTGGTATACATGGGAACATTTACCCCACGGACAGACTCCATTGTAACTAGCTTTCAAGGGGAAACATCGGAAGGGGTAGAAATTAATTACAAGTGAAAATTCGATAAGGAAAGAAAACCTATTCAACGCTATGCACTAGCATACCATGTAAAGCAAATAAGTAAATGCAAGAGGTAGGGTGTGAATCAATGTCTCCAGTGGTACAAAAGTAGCTTTGACATCAGAAGTAATTAGGGATCCACCATCAGTGAAAGAGATAATCCTCCAGCGTCTCAATACATACAAAAAAGAGCACGAGCACATCATCTGTGAAGAATCAAAACAATAGTGTGAAATGTGAATATAACATTGCCAAGACAGCCATTGACAATAATGGAATTTCCCCAAGTAGGAAAGACATAAATACATAACAATGCTAACTAAAATGGTGAATAATAAAATGCAGCATATTGGCTCAGGAAGATCTACCTGAAATAAAGTTATGACATTTGCACTAGGGAAGCTATAAGAAGAAAGAGCTGCTTTATTGAACAATATCAAAAGCACTGCAaaagacatacaacaaaaaCTGTAAAGAGCTGaacttaatgtaaaaaaaataaaattcacaaatgGCTGTATATTAAACTATCATTCTTCTGTTCTAtaaatttcatttccttttttccttttcaattattcATCTCctccttatttaaaaaaaatccattcccCCCTCATCCTTGCGCTTTTCGAGTGGAATAAAGCCA
It contains:
- the LOC133674626 gene encoding ATP synthase subunit b', chloroplastic-like, producing MANMIMGTSKPLITLSSSSLPTNSKPKLQIPRLSFPKLLKITKPQLLSLSTSTLKSLSLIAATSLTFAPPSLAEEIEKAALFDFNLTLPIIMAEFLVLMVALDKIWFSPLGNFMDERDAAIKEKLSSVKDTSEEVKQLEEQAAAVMRAARAEISAALNKMKKETQGEVEQKLAEGRKKIEAELQEALAKLDTQKEETIKALDSQIAALSDEIVKKVLPVQ
- the LOC133674625 gene encoding UDP-N-acetylglucosamine transporter UGNT1-like translates to MTTSMAASSSSSNPILPVFVSSISEERQREKERLVKGDDKVFRGSSMTKRGANAALSYMSCAVLLILFNKAALSSYSFPSANVITLFQMMCSCSFLYVLRRWRIISFTDGGSLITSDVKATFVPLETLIHTLPLAFTYLLYMLVTMESVRGVNVPMYTTLRRTTVVFTMIMEYILAGQRYAPPIFGSVGLIVLGAFIAGARDLSFDFYGYAVVFAANFTTAIYLATISRIGKSSGLNSFGLMWCNGIICGPVLLFWTFIRGDLQMTMNFPYLFSPGFLAVLLFSCILAFFLNYSIFLNTTLNSALTQTICGNLKDLFTIALGWAIFGGLPFDIFNVIGQSLGFVGSGLYAYYKLIGR